A window of Brevinema andersonii genomic DNA:
AGAGAAAATTCTTTACGTTCAAAATTTTCCCAACCTTGATATCCATGATGGAAAAATATCTTATCAATTTCATGCCGAAGGTATAAAAATTTCAACAGACCATAAAATAATTATCGCACCGCTCGCTGTGGTAAAAGTCCGAGGAAAATTCTATCCAAATTCTTCATCAATTTACACCAAACATCTGCAAGATATCGAAATTATCAAACCTGCACCGAATTTCTTTAATAACATTACTTTACTAAGGCTGGAACTTACAGACAAAATTTTGAAAAACATCATCCTGATATTGCTGGATTGATTATTTCAATGGTACTCGGAAATAAAAATTTCCTTAATCCAGAATTCCGAGAACATATGCGTATTATTGCTTTAGCACATCTTTTTGCTTTATCGGGACTTCATATGATGATTATTACGGCAACTTTCGCATTTTTATTAGGTATTTTTCATATCCCGAAACGTTATATCAGCCTACTGACAATACCTGTTTCTCTATTATATTTGCTTTTAGGGGGATTAGGAATTTCATTACAACGGACGTTTTTATTTCACTTATTATGGATAGTCGGTACAATTTTACGGGTACCATTTTCTATTGCTAAAATTTTTTGGATCAGCTTAATATTAACTCTAATTGTTAATTATAAGAACATTTTTTCCATATCATTCTTATTAAGTTATTCGGCAGTTGCAGGAATTATCTATTTACGCGGTCTCTGGAAAAACTTTTTCTTTCATAAGTGTGGGAATTTTTTAGGAAATATTATTACAATTAGCTTAGCAACAGGTTTGGCGACATTTCCTATTTTAATTTTCTTTTTTGGACAGTTTAATCTGCTTTTTCTGATCTCTAACATTTTTGTAATTCCGCTTGCCGGAGTACTGATCGTTCTAAGTTTTATTTTAGGTATCAGTGCTTTTTGGAATTTAACGTTTCTTCCGGCCGAGCGTTTATTAACACTTATTTATCTTTATATCGATCGCATCAGCTACACTGCCTCAAGGATCCCTAATAGCATTATTTTATTGCAGCACAAATACTTACTGCCTATTTTGATGGTCTTGTGCTTTTTACTGTATTATGCTATAATAAAATACTCTCTTTTTGTAAGTAAAGGTTATTATGGAAGAAACAATATGGAACAAAGCTAGATTCAATAAAATTTTTTCAATTCTTGAGGCTACTCCTCAATTGAAGCACGCACCTGCTATTCACTTTATGAAAACTGCCGGACGGACACCATTTCGCATTTTAATTGCGACAATTCTCAGCTTGCGCACTAAAGACGAAACTACAGCTCCTGCTAGTGGGCGTCTTTTTGCAGTTGCTGATACCCCCGAAGCAATAGCAGTATTACCTCAAGAAACTATCGAAAAACTTATTTATCCAGTAGGCTTTTACAAAACAAAAGCAAGAAATATTAAAAAAATTTCCGAAATTCTTATTTGCGATTTTAACAGCCAAGTTCCAGCCGATCTTGAAACTCTGCTTGAATTGCCGGGAGTAGGACGTAAAACTGCAAATTTAGTTTTAAGTGTTGGTTTTGATATCCCTGCTGTATGTGTTGACGTTCATGTGCACAGAATTTCGAATCGCTGGGGATTTTGCAACACAAAAACTCCAGAAGAAACTGAATTTGAAATTAGAAGACGTGTCGCTGAAGAATTGTGGAGCTCATTCAACAAACCTATAGTAGCATTAGGTCAAACAATCTGCAAACCAATTACACCGAAATGTTTGGAATGTCCGATTCAAGATTTCTGCGAACAAAAAATCCCTCCTAGAGGCCGAAAATGAACATTCTAGCAATTGTGAAAAATAAGGAGAAACTTTCTTTAATCAGAAAAGTAGCAAAAAAACAAAAATATCGATTATCTGTCATTTCCGACAATGATACTTTAAAAAATCTCACGAAAAATTCAAAAAAACGTTCTATGACAACTTTCCCATCTATACGAAAATATCAGACAATCATCATTGATAAAGAATTTTTTATATTATTCTGCACCTCAAATCAAGAATTTCTTCAGGAAGATTTGCTCAATTATCCTATTTTATTAATTCTGGACAGCTACAGCAAACAAAGTATAAAAGAAGCTGCAGAAGCCCCAGTCTCAACAACTATACATTTTCCGTTTTCTGAAGAAGAACTCATTATACGGCTTAATGCAGTTATTAAACAATTCCGAGCCATGCAGAAAATAAAAAATTGGGCATTCAAAGACAGTTTAACAAATTTAAATAATCGCCGTACATTTTTTACTTATATTTCTGCCTACCAAAAAATGTATCAAGAAGGTAAACATCCATTTTGTTTAGCACTGATTGATTTGGATTTTTTCAAAAAAGTAAATGATGAACATGGACATCTTAAAGGTGATGAGATTTTAATTAATATTTCACAGATTATGAAAGAAAATATTAGAAAAACAGATTTTTTAGCACGGATTGGTGGAGAAGAATTCGCTATTATTTTTCCGAATACAAAAATCGAGGCAGCTTACAAAATTTTAGAACGGATCAGTTTAAAAGTGAAACAATTTCATGATAAAGATGGTGTTTCCATTACTTTAAGTAGCGGTATACTAGAAGCAAAAAATGTTTATAAAACTCCAGAAGATATCATCAAAGCTGCTGATAATCTTTTATATCAAGCAAAAGCACAAGGTAGAGATCAAATTTTTAAACAAAAATAAATTATTTTTTCATCTTTAACAAGTTCTAACATTTTTTACAGACTAAGGCATTTATAAGAAAAAATAATTTATTAAACCCCAATTCCAACCTATGAAGACGGGTAACAGTACTGACAAAGTATCTTGTTACCCGTCTTTTTTATTTTAATAAAAAATCGTACTAGAAAAATCTCCCTGTAATAAATCTTCTAATTCTCGTACTTCAAAAGAACGATATTGAAATTCCTTAGCATTCGGATCGAATTCATTTGTAAATGACTGCGGTACAGTAAAAATTTCTTTCTTCTCTTCCACTGGTTTCGGTACTATAACTGGCCTTCTTGGATGTGCTTGAGGTATTACTATTTTGGGTTCATCATTTACTTCCTCTACAATCGGAATCTGTTCCACTTTTATTGCTTCCAAATCTATTATTTCAGGTATATTTGTTTTTTGCTCTTGGGAAACAATAGGAGTAAGTGGTCTTACAGGAACACTACGTTTGGGCCTCGGGCGAGGTTTGACAAGCTGAAGAGGTTCGGCAGGCTGCTTTTGAGCTTGTGTCAGTATTTGCGGTTTGGGTACTTCAAAATCTTCAAGGTTGATTGGTTTTAACAACGATAACGGAATCACTCTTTTTGTATTGCTAATAGGTTTTGGCTCGGGAAGCGGAGGCAGAGGTGGAGGTCGTAGTTTAGCTATGACCACTCGTAAAGGGTCCTCCCGCTTCACAAAAGATAAATCTTCCAATACTTTAAGCTGTTCAAAATTTATATCTCCAGAAAATAAAGGAGGTTTCGGGACATTTTTACTGATGGATTCAAACATCTTTTTATCCGGATAAAAAAGAAAGACTTGAGTATCTTGGTTGTCTTTTTGGGCTGAACTTAAAGGCTGTGCCGGTGAAAACGTTAAATCTTCAGGTTTCATAAAATTTTTCGTATCTTCACTGAAAATCAAATAATTCTGATAATGAGCATCGGTAGCCAATTCTGGTACACGGAAAAAACCATCATAAATATTAAAACTAATTACCTGATTTTCATCGAGGCTCACAGGAATAGAATCATGTTGACGGTATCCGATCACCCCGTGCCCCGAACGAATTAATAGTTCATTAGTGCCGTTGAAAAAATAACCACCACCTGAACCATTTTCAATAATGCTAGTTGTAACATCAGTATTAACAATCATTCGTGTTTTAGAATTAGGATTCGAACTATAGAACCAGCGTCCTGTCATTAGGAGCATTTTTGTCTGATAAGTATTATTAACAGGACGAACAATATAATCCAAAAAAACCGAACCAATACCAATCAAACGCAGCAAACTGCCGTCAGGAAGAGAAAATGTTGCAATACTATCAGGAGTATTTAGGCGGATCAAGGTGCGTTCTTGAAGCCGCACACCTGCTGTAATAGGAGTCCATGAAGGTGCTACAATCGCACGGTACTGGACATCGCCAACAGCATCACGGACAAGAATTTGAGAAACAGGATTTTTCGACCACAAACATGGACTTATGATCAGAAAGCTTGCAAAATAATAAAATATTCGTTTCATAGTTTTTTCCAATTGAAAATATCTGTATATATTATAGCGTGTTTCTCTAAAAAACAAAAATTCTTTGACAAAAAAATTAAGTTCTATTAAAATAACACGGGAGGAAACAATGTCTTATTATTCTCTGATACGAAAGATACCCGATTATCCAATTAAAGGAATTATGTTCGAAGATATGACAACATTATGGAAAGATCCTGAGGCATTCTCTAAAACACTCGAACAAATTGCTGATTTCTTTAGAGATTACCAAATTACTAAGGTTGTAGGACTCGAAGCCCGAGGATTTGTAGTAGCAGCACCAATTGCTATGATACTTGGCACAGGATTTATACCTGTCCGCAAAGAGGGTAAACTTCCTTATGAAAAATTGTCCCGTACTTACAGCTTGGAATATGGAGAAACTGTTGTTGAAATTCATAAAGATGCTATTTCTGCACAAGATAGGGTTTTAATTTGTGATGACATTTTAGCAACAGGTGGCACCTTAGAAGCTGCTATTAAATTAGTCAAAGAATTGCAAGGTCAAGTAATTGGAGTTGGAGTATTATTAGAACTTGCATACCTCAACGGCCGAGAAAAACTATCCATTGATCAAATTTTTTCCGTTTTCAAAACTGAAGAGCCTTAAGAGAAACAATCTTCTATTTCATCAAAAATCCACTTGATTTGCATCAGATCCATCATACCAAGATGTCCGATGCGAATAATTTTTCCTTTCAGGTTATCCTGTCCACCTGCAATAATGATATTTTTTCTAGAAAGACACTCAATTAGCTGATTAGCAGGAATACGTTTTTCTGTAACAAAAGCACTAACACTATCAGAAGGGGTAAAACCTCTATGAGCGAATAATTCAAAACCCAATTCTAAACCACGTTTCCTGGCATAATCAGCCACCTGTTTGTGGCGGAGGTAAATTTTTTCTACATCCTCCTCCATCATCATAGCGAGAGCTTGATCAAGAGCCATAATCATATGGGTAGCAGGTGTCCATTCAGGATGACAGGATTGTTGTTGGTCGAGCTGGCGCAGAATATCAAAATAAAACTTTGGCAGCTGCGATTTTTTTAATGCCGGCATAAATTTTTCGCCTTGCAATGAAATAAATGACACACCAGGCGGAGTCATAAACCCTTTCTGCCCAGAAGAAATACAAATATCAATTTTATTTTTAGTCTGATTGATTGGAATACAGCCTGCAGATGAAATTGTATCAACAATAAACAACGCATCCGTCAGAGCAACAGTAGCAGCATAATCAGCAATAGGAGCAAGCACACCGGTTGAAGTTTCACTGTGACAAGCGGTAACAACTTTAACATCAGGGTTTTCCTTCAAAGCTCTTTGTACCTGACCAGGATCAGGATATGTTCCATAAGGACTGGACACAACAATAGGCAAGCAGCCAAAAGTTTCTGCGATCTCAGCAAAACGAATCCCAAATTTTCCTGACTCAATAACTAAAACTTTATCCCCAGGAGATAATGTATTAATCAAAGAAGCTTCCATTGCCCCCGTACCTGAAGATCCCATCATCAAAACAGAACCATCTGTCTGAAAAAATTTAGGTAAATTCTGCCGGCAGCGCGAAAAAATTTCAATAAAATCAGCAATTCGGTGATGCATCGAAGTATGCATTGCTTGAAAGACAGCTTCAGGAATGTTAACAGGTCCGGGTGTAGCTAAATACAAATTTTTTCTCACGGAATGCTCCTAAGGTTTGGAATTCAGACGGTCCGCAAAAAACGCACTTACAGCACGGTTTTGCTGATTGCGGTATTGTTTTTTATTGTTGACATCAAACACCCACATACCATCTTCCACAAATGAATAAAGATAAAGTTTGTTGGGATCTAAAATAATATCAATAGAAAAAATGCCACCACCTTCATATTTAAGTTGATGGGAATAAGGATTCCAATTATTGAAATCGCCAGCTAAAGCAACGGCTTTTGCATTGGTAGCCGTATGCTGGAAACGGTAAACATCATTGGAAAGCCACAACGGATATTTTTTATCGGGAATAAATTCATTGGTCAAGGTCAACAACGATAATTTTTCACGTCCGGCATCGTAAACGAAATTTGGATTTGTGGGATCCGGAATCCAAAAACCATCCACTTTAAATCGATATTTGTAAGAGCCAGCTTGAGTACGGTTGGTCCATGAAAATATCCACAAATTAGACCGATGTTCTTTCATTTTGAGATTAAGATTCCAATTATTAAAGTCACCGGCAAGAAAAATATCTTTTGCCGAGCCAATATAAAAAAATAAAACAGTATTTTCCAAGACAAGCGGAGAATGTAGATCAGTTGCAGAGCCTGTTTCACTGAGCAACCTGTTAAGACGGCGCTCATCGGACTCGAAAAAATTTGATTGCCCCGTCAGAAGCAAAGCCGAAGCAATACTCAAAAACAACGCATTTTTTCTCATGATTTACTCCATGACTTCATTATAACGGAAAAATAAAAAAAATCTCAAAGTTTCGTCTTGCAATTCCTATAATTTTCTTTTAAAATAGAAGGGGGGAATTATGCACAATGTACTTTTTCTACTGATCGATGACACTCAATCTTTTTTGAAAACACGATACCTTAAAGAATTAAAAGTCATTCATGAAAATTTATTGAAAAAACTTTACCCGTTGGGCGGAGAAATTTTGGTTGCGGGTTTGGAATTAGATTTTTGTACCCAAAGACGTTTTCATAATATCAAAGATTTATTTTCTTATGCCGCAACGCAGGCAAAAGGACGCGACATTATCGTAGCAAATGCTTATAGTGGTGCATTGTGTGTGGATCAGACAAAAGAAATTCTAAATTTTCTCCGCACTCGACAATATGATATTTCTTTTGCCGAACATATGCCAGAAGGATTAATTCCATCAGTAGTTGCAGGAGAATTTGCAGAAGATTTTCTTTACTTTCTTGATGAAAAAACATCATTTGGTATACCTTTCAAAGAACTCGTCAACTGGGAGTATAAAGGTATTGATGTAGGAGTATATCTTTCTTCATCACGGATTGCAATGGAACGTATTGATTTTCTTCCCGTTGAAAAAAACAGTAGTTTATATTTGAATGAACTTTCTTATGATTTTAACTTTACTTTAGAGAAAGCCGAAAATTTTGCTGAAAAAAATCGAGCACAAATCCATAGATTTCCCCACTATGTTGCAGTTGAATTGTGTCCAAAAACAGATGAATTCCATACAGCCGATTTTTCCGAAAAGCCTAATATAGCTCTCCCGCTTTTCACAAACATTGTACAAGAGCTGAATTTATGGGCACCGGAAGCTGTTTTATCTTTAGGTGTCTGGGGTGAACCGTTTGCTCACCCGTTATTTGAAGATTTGTTTCAACAGCTAGAAAATAATAAGGAACGTCGGATTATCGTTGAAAGTCGGACTCTTATTCTTAATGAAAAGTTAGCATCTCTTGTGCTTTCGCGTCCAAACACGGAGCTAATTTTTGACCTCTCACCAAAATCGAATCTTCCTTCCAATGAAGAACTAAATAAATTTTTCTCTAAACTGCCGAACCAGGAAAAACTATGGATACGGTTGACACGCGCTCATGAATCCGAAGATTTGATCCCGAAGTTTCTTAAAACATGGAAACATTTAATGCCACGAATTATTATCACCAAAGCAGATTCATTTGGTGACCCTTCCGTAAAAACAGTGGATCTCGCACCCATTCGACGCCATGCATGTTACGCTTTAAGTCGCGATATAACAATACTTAGCGACGGCACCGTTATGCTGTGCCGCCAAAACACTGATCTCATTGGCAGTCCTGGCAACGTTGCCAAAGAATCATTAGAAGATCTATGGAAAAAAAATCTTAGCAAATATTTTTATCAACACCAAGGGCAATTTTCCAGTTGTAAACAATGTCAAGGTTGTGATGATTGGTGGATTTTTAATTTTTGATTTAATAGTAAAACCGGTATGCCATTTCAAGAAACAACCAGACCCCTCAATCAAGAAAGATAAAAACAGCTATTTCAAGATATAAAATAAGGCCACCAAGATCCATTAGAGTAGAAATTAGCGGTGCTGATACCACTGCTGGATCAATTTTAAATTTTTTAAGAATAATAGGAAGCATCGCTCCTAAAAGATTGGCTACTGTAACAATCAAAACCATCGCAAACGCAGCAACCCCCTTGACTTCGCTGCCTGTTTTGAACAGGAAAATCCTCAGCAACAGCACTGACGCCAACAGGAGCCCCATAGCCACACCGCTGACAAGCGCCCGCCAAAAAAGTTTTGAGGTATCTTTTTTTCCTATTTCACCGGTCGCAATACCACGTATCACCAACACCGATGACTGACTGCCAACATTTCCACCCACTCCTACCAGCACCGTAAAAAACAGCGAAAGCTCCATCCAACGATCCTCTAGAAGCGCCCCATAACTAATGATCATATCTTGAGAAAACCCCGCCAGCAACAGCAAAACCAACACCCATCCCGAGCGGTTCAAAATGAAAGACCACAAACTTCCATTGAGATAATTGACTTCCGACGGATTAATCCCCGTAAAGCGCTGAAAGTCTTCTGTGGCTTCATCCTGAAGGATGTCCATAATATCGTCGTGTGTGATGATCCCTACCAACCGGTGGTGTTTGTCGGTGATCGGCAGTGCAATCATATCATAATACTGGATCAAACGGGCAATTTCTTCTTTATCGGCATCAGTGGTTGCAGAAACAGGGTCCTCTTTCATGAAGTCTTTGAGGCGTTTTTTTTCGGGAGCCAGAATAATATCCTCCAGCTCTACAGAAGCTGTCAAAACTCCTTTATCATTCGTAACGTAACATGTGTAAATAGTTTCTTTTTGGGAAGCCTGACTTTTTACCAATTTCAATGCCTCTTCGGCGGTAAGATTTTCGTGCAGGGAAACAAATTTCGGCGTCATCAAGCGCCCTGCCGAACCCTCGGGATAATTCAAAAGGCTGTTCGCGATTTTCCGCTCCTCAACCGGCAACAAGCGCAGAAGTTTTGTAACAAAATCGGCCGGCAGATCGCCGAGAATCTTGGTTCTGTCGTCGGGATCCATTGTCGATAACAATTTTGCTGCTTCTGCATCAGTGAACGCATGCAAAATTTTCTCCTGATCCTCAGGGCTCAAATATGCAAAAACCGCTCGAGCTTCCTGTTCGCCAAGCATCCGAAAAACAATAATACTTTTGGTGGTGTCAAGATCTTCCAAAACACTGGCAATTTCATGAGGATCCGCTGCATTTAGAAACTCTTCAAGCTTCGTCCAAGCATGTTTTTTAATAAGACTTTCGATATAAGCACGCTGGCCAGCAAGAATTTCCTCAAACTTGTCTTGGAGATTAATTTCGGGAACGTTATTATGTTCTTGTTTGGGCATAAGTACTCCTATTTGAAAAACCGTGGTCGTGTTTCAGAATCGTCAATTTGGACACGAGTGAACTTTTTAAAATTTGCTTTTGTTTTCAAAGCTTTTTCATAAAGAATACGAGCATTTTTGACAGCATCGGAATCCCCGCGGCGTATATCAAATGACGTTTTAATAGTATATGCCCATAAATTACCATCAGGCTCGAGGGTTAAAAAAAATACAGTATAAGGGGTTTTTTTATTATTTTTATTTTTGTGGACAAAAATCCCACCCTGTAACCCACCAACATTTACAACAATTTGTTCAAGAAGAACAGCTTGCTGAGCGACAAAATTTTGTTCAGAAAATTCAAAATGAAACGCTATTTCTTCATATTCTTGATAGTAGTCATTTTGATTGTCATCATATTCTTGTTGATAAGCATCCTGAGATTCATATTGACCTTCATATTGGGTTTCATATGCATCACTTTGATTGTCATATTCAGCAACTTCTTCTGTAATTTCTTCAGATTCTTTTGAAGATTCTAGAGCTTCAGAAGGTATTTGTTCTGTTTGCTGGAAAGTACCAGAAAGCTCTAAGGGTTTGATCTGGCGGGTATAGGGAGAATCGATAGACAAATATTGATACTGGTAAGGTTGAACTTTATAAGTATTGGTTTGAATGAGAGGATTAAGCTCCATATAGTCCGAAAAAACAGGTATAGAACCAGGAGCTTTAACAGCATGGGGTGCAAATTCAAACGCTACAGCATCACGATCAGATGCAAAAAAAATATACAAGCGCTGCGCCGAAACAACACCCCGACTATTAGTAGAAAGCACTTGTTCCTGACTACGCCAAACACTACCTCGAAGCTTTAGAAGCCAATGTCCTGGAGGCAATTGAGGATTTTGAGGATCGACTGCATAATAAGATTTCATCCCGCTGAATACAGGTACTTGAACAATATTAGTATTTGTAGTTGGAGGGGATGGTTCCTGGGCTTCAGCAACGGCTTCTTCGACAGGATCATATTCACTGTATTCATACTGTCCAAATCCCAATACCGGCAACGCCGTCATCATTAAAAAAAATATCAACGCTCTCGGCATGTTTTGTCCTTAAACTTAATATTAAATTATCGGATTTTTCAAAAAAATGCTTAGTTTAAGGAAACAAAAAAAATCTTTCCCGCTCTAATACGAGAAAGATTCTTCGGACTGGGGAGATTTGAACTCCCGACCCCTACCACCCCAAGGTAGTGCGCTGGACCGAGCTGCGCCACAGTCCGTGAGTAATTATTATAAGGAGTTGCAATGATTTTGTCAATATTATTTCAGTTATTAAATTATTTGCCCCAACACTCAAGCATTTTAAATTTGCTCCGAAAAACATCCTAAGTGTTAAAAAATTTTAACAAACAATAGTTTTGCATTCAACTGGAGGATGCTATGAAAAATTTCGTCAGAATGATGACGTCCCGAATCTTGATTTCACTGGTTTTTGTGGGGAATTTTATTCCGTCTCCGGGATTTGGTCAGCAGAATCAGACACCTCAATTTATTTACGGCACAGCTTCGTGGTACGGAGATGCCTTTGAGGGTAAACCTACCGCTAGCGGAGAAATTTATAGCGCTTACGGCTTGACGGCCGCGCATAAGACACTGCCATTCGGAACGCGTTTAGAAGTCGAAAACTTAGCCAATGGAAAAAAAGTCGAAGTCCGCGTCAACGACCGTGGTCCCTTTTCTGAGAACCGCATCCTCGATCTTTCGAAACAAGCTGCTGAAATTTTAGGATTTTTATCGGAAGGGACAACTTTCGTTAAAGCAACCATCATCGAACTTGGAACCAGCATTCCTGAGACTATTCGTGCGTCTGTTCCCACCCAAGGTCAGGATGTACCTCAAAACTTCAATCCTACTCCTGCAGCTCCTGTTGTTCCTCCAGTTCCGACTCAAGAAATAACAACTCCTATCGAAGAAGATCTTCAAGCATCATTTCAACCTGTAGTTAAAGATGAATTTGATTTTATGGATGACGGAAGCAATGATCTTTTTGCCGCCGCCGAACAAGAAGTTCCTGCTCGCGCTCAGCAGATTGTTGTTCCCAGTATAGAACAGCCTATATTAACACCTCCAACAGGATTTTCTTCGAATAACATGAATTTTTTAGTAGACGACCCATTATCAAATATAACAATTAGTGAAGATGATGAATATATCGCTGCACCGTTGCCATCACCGGGTCTTCAAGATCCTAATATAGCAATTCTTGAAGAGGAAAAAACAGATGATCCTTTTGCAGATTTATTTGAAACATCTAACGATCCGTTGAATTTCCAAAATCAAGTTAATGCATCGAGTACTCTACCTACAGTTGGGATGCCTGCTCAAAACATCGGCTACGACCCCCTACCTAAACCTGTATTGCCACAAGCACCTCAGTACAATATTATTCAACAGCAAACACCACAAGTCGAGCAAAGCCTTAAAATTGAGCCCGAAATACGTATCGAAGAGGAAGAAGCCGTCTTTGAAACCGAAACTCCATCACAGCCTCCTGTTGTACAAGGATCTGGCTCGGAATATTACGTAATTCAATTAGGAGCCTTCAGCAAACAAAAAAATGCTATGGCACTTTATCAAAAGTTACGGAAATATGGATTTAATGTGTTCATTACGGACATTAAAATTAGCGGTAAAAATCTTATCCGTGTAAGGATCGGATATTTCAATAATCTCGATGAAGCTTTAGCTGTTTCGGAACGTTTGGAGTCACAATACAGCATTTCAAACCGCATCATTAAAGTAGATCAAGTCGATTAAAAAATTCCCCTCTCATCAGAGAGGGAATTTTATTGACAAGCAGGGAAACAAAAACTTTATAATATTCGGACGAGGCTTAAATGGATACCAAAACAAAAAAAATATACTCTATTTTGTATGATTTTTTTACTATAAAAAATTTCGAAACACAACAAAAAGAATTTTCCGATTTATGGAAAACATACGGTTTATCAAACATTTTCAATATAATAAGCAAATATTTTCCATACCAATATTTGCTGGCATTATATCAAGCTATGCCCTCGCGAAAGCCTGGGAAAATTAAAAATATTGTTTTTGTAGTCGAATCATTAGGAATCGGCGGCATCGAACGAGTCACAGCGATTCTTGCAGACGAATTCAACAAGTTGGAATATAATATTTTAGTGTTAACAGAACAGCCATCTTCGTCTTTGGATCGTAAATTATCGGAGAATATCCGATGTATTTCTATTCCTAAAGATAATCGCTACACTTTTTTCGACCAAATTACCGAAAATTGTGACATTGTCATCTATCAAAACTATCTGAATGAAAAATGTTATATTGATCTTCTTTACTTTCGGTTCAGAGAGACTATTTTTGTTCCTTGTTTTCATAACCTCGCAGTAGGTCATCTCTATACGGATACCGATAAATATTTCACGGAAGATTTAGTTTATCCTTATCTAGATGCTTTGGTATGTTTGTCGAGATATGACCAGATTTATTGGAAAGAAAAAAATGTTCCTGCTGTTTACATTCCGAATCCGCTGACCTTTGATCCCGAAAATGTTCCACAAGCACCGCTTGAAAGTAAAAATATTATCTTTATTGGACGTTTTTGTCCGCAAAAGCGCACGGATTTTTTATTTGAAGCATTTCGGGAAGTACTCAAAAAAGTACCCGATGCCCAGCTTATGATGGTAGGCGATAGTAACATCCGTCTTGAAACCGAGCTTTCCGCGAAAAAAATGGGAA
This region includes:
- a CDS encoding ComEC/Rec2 family competence protein — protein: MVLGNKNFLNPEFREHMRIIALAHLFALSGLHMMIITATFAFLLGIFHIPKRYISLLTIPVSLLYLLLGGLGISLQRTFLFHLLWIVGTILRVPFSIAKIFWISLILTLIVNYKNIFSISFLLSYSAVAGIIYLRGLWKNFFFHKCGNFLGNIITISLATGLATFPILIFFFGQFNLLFLISNIFVIPLAGVLIVLSFILGISAFWNLTFLPAERLLTLIYLYIDRISYTASRIPNSIILLQHKYLLPILMVLCFLLYYAIIKYSLFVSKGYYGRNNMEQS
- a CDS encoding endonuclease III domain-containing protein; translation: MEETIWNKARFNKIFSILEATPQLKHAPAIHFMKTAGRTPFRILIATILSLRTKDETTAPASGRLFAVADTPEAIAVLPQETIEKLIYPVGFYKTKARNIKKISEILICDFNSQVPADLETLLELPGVGRKTANLVLSVGFDIPAVCVDVHVHRISNRWGFCNTKTPEETEFEIRRRVAEELWSSFNKPIVALGQTICKPITPKCLECPIQDFCEQKIPPRGRK
- a CDS encoding GGDEF domain-containing protein, with the protein product MNILAIVKNKEKLSLIRKVAKKQKYRLSVISDNDTLKNLTKNSKKRSMTTFPSIRKYQTIIIDKEFFILFCTSNQEFLQEDLLNYPILLILDSYSKQSIKEAAEAPVSTTIHFPFSEEELIIRLNAVIKQFRAMQKIKNWAFKDSLTNLNNRRTFFTYISAYQKMYQEGKHPFCLALIDLDFFKKVNDEHGHLKGDEILINISQIMKENIRKTDFLARIGGEEFAIIFPNTKIEAAYKILERISLKVKQFHDKDGVSITLSSGILEAKNVYKTPEDIIKAADNLLYQAKAQGRDQIFKQK
- a CDS encoding adenine phosphoribosyltransferase — protein: MSYYSLIRKIPDYPIKGIMFEDMTTLWKDPEAFSKTLEQIADFFRDYQITKVVGLEARGFVVAAPIAMILGTGFIPVRKEGKLPYEKLSRTYSLEYGETVVEIHKDAISAQDRVLICDDILATGGTLEAAIKLVKELQGQVIGVGVLLELAYLNGREKLSIDQIFSVFKTEEP
- a CDS encoding pyridoxal-phosphate-dependent aminotransferase family protein — protein: MRKNLYLATPGPVNIPEAVFQAMHTSMHHRIADFIEIFSRCRQNLPKFFQTDGSVLMMGSSGTGAMEASLINTLSPGDKVLVIESGKFGIRFAEIAETFGCLPIVVSSPYGTYPDPGQVQRALKENPDVKVVTACHSETSTGVLAPIADYAATVALTDALFIVDTISSAGCIPINQTKNKIDICISSGQKGFMTPPGVSFISLQGEKFMPALKKSQLPKFYFDILRQLDQQQSCHPEWTPATHMIMALDQALAMMMEEDVEKIYLRHKQVADYARKRGLELGFELFAHRGFTPSDSVSAFVTEKRIPANQLIECLSRKNIIIAGGQDNLKGKIIRIGHLGMMDLMQIKWIFDEIEDCFS
- a CDS encoding SPASM domain-containing protein, which gives rise to MHNVLFLLIDDTQSFLKTRYLKELKVIHENLLKKLYPLGGEILVAGLELDFCTQRRFHNIKDLFSYAATQAKGRDIIVANAYSGALCVDQTKEILNFLRTRQYDISFAEHMPEGLIPSVVAGEFAEDFLYFLDEKTSFGIPFKELVNWEYKGIDVGVYLSSSRIAMERIDFLPVEKNSSLYLNELSYDFNFTLEKAENFAEKNRAQIHRFPHYVAVELCPKTDEFHTADFSEKPNIALPLFTNIVQELNLWAPEAVLSLGVWGEPFAHPLFEDLFQQLENNKERRIIVESRTLILNEKLASLVLSRPNTELIFDLSPKSNLPSNEELNKFFSKLPNQEKLWIRLTRAHESEDLIPKFLKTWKHLMPRIIITKADSFGDPSVKTVDLAPIRRHACYALSRDITILSDGTVMLCRQNTDLIGSPGNVAKESLEDLWKKNLSKYFYQHQGQFSSCKQCQGCDDWWIFNF
- the mgtE gene encoding magnesium transporter; protein product: MPKQEHNNVPEINLQDKFEEILAGQRAYIESLIKKHAWTKLEEFLNAADPHEIASVLEDLDTTKSIIVFRMLGEQEARAVFAYLSPEDQEKILHAFTDAEAAKLLSTMDPDDRTKILGDLPADFVTKLLRLLPVEERKIANSLLNYPEGSAGRLMTPKFVSLHENLTAEEALKLVKSQASQKETIYTCYVTNDKGVLTASVELEDIILAPEKKRLKDFMKEDPVSATTDADKEEIARLIQYYDMIALPITDKHHRLVGIITHDDIMDILQDEATEDFQRFTGINPSEVNYLNGSLWSFILNRSGWVLVLLLLAGFSQDMIISYGALLEDRWMELSLFFTVLVGVGGNVGSQSSVLVIRGIATGEIGKKDTSKLFWRALVSGVAMGLLLASVLLLRIFLFKTGSEVKGVAAFAMVLIVTVANLLGAMLPIILKKFKIDPAVVSAPLISTLMDLGGLILYLEIAVFIFLD